In Phragmites australis chromosome 17, lpPhrAust1.1, whole genome shotgun sequence, the following are encoded in one genomic region:
- the LOC133896823 gene encoding cyclin-C1-1-like: protein MAANFWTSSHYKQLRDPEDVDVVPAADRERGITPEEFRLVKIHMSFQIWRLAQQVKVRQRVIATAVTYFRRVYTRKSMTEYDPRLVAPTCLYLASKVEESTVQARLLVFYIKKMCGSDDKYRFEIKDILEMEMKLLEALDYYLVVYHPYRPLLQLLHDAGITDLTQFAWGLVNDTYKMDLILIYPPYMIALACIYIASVLKDKDTTSWFEELRVDMNIVKNISMEILDFYDTYKIDPQRGLPEDKISPVMNKLPAKA from the exons ATGGCAGCCAACTTCTGGACGTCGTCGCACTA CAAGCAGCTGCGGGACCCGGAGGATGTGGACGTGGTGCCGGCGGCGGACCGGGAGCGGGGCATCACGCCAGAGGAGTTCCGCCTCGTCAAGATCCACATGTCCTTCc AGATCTGGCGGTTGGCGCAGCAGGTGAAAGTTAGGCAAAG AGTTATAGCTACGGCAGTCACTTACTTCAGGCGTGTGTATACAAG AAAGAGCATGACAGAGTATGATCCTCGCTTGGTTGCACCTACTTGTTTGTATTTGGCATCAAAGGTGGAGGAGAGCACAGTGCAAGCAAGGCTTCTTGTCTTTTACATAAAAAAGATGTGTG GTTCCGATGATAAGTATCGGTTTGAAATTAAGGATATTCTTGAAATGGAAATGAAACTCCTGGAAGCACTTGACTATTATTTGGTTGTTTACCATCCATATCGTCCTCTCTTACA GTTATTGCATGATGCTGGCATAACAGATCTGACACAATTTGCCTG GGGCCTTGTTAACGATACTTACAAGATGGATCTTATTCTCATATACCCACCCTATATGATTGCACTTGCTTGCATATACATTGCAAGCGTCCTTAAAGATAAAGACACCACTTCGTGGTTTGAAGAACTCCGTGTTGACATGAATATT GTGAAGAATATCTCAATGGAAATTCTGGACTTCTACGACACCTACAAGATTGATCCTCAAAGgggcctccctgaggataagATAAGCCCAGTGATGAACAAGTTGCCGGCAAAGGCTTAA
- the LOC133896824 gene encoding uncharacterized protein LOC133896824 — translation MSTVSGTRRTPRRQSQDGSADKVVVNLEAISPSVGSRRGVPTAVAGACTSPIDVDAIEDEVQAVSPSRVPPQRRNKRTRRQPVTVVDLEVDASREGYKRQRVVPVVHRLSPDRGEGSSMQSNNVVQTGKEPAKEAPKEPIFTCPVCWNNLDEPSTTICGHIFCAGCIKQAIKVQKKCPTCRRSLRANNFHRIYLPNSGS, via the exons ATGAGTACAGTCAGTGGCACAAGGCGTACCCCGAGGAGACAGTCACAAGATGGGTCTGCTGATAAAGTGGTTGTGAACTTGGAGGCAATCTCCCCATCAGTGGGGAGCCGTCGTGGAGTACCGACTGCTGTTGCTGGCGCATGCACCTCACCTATTGATGTGGATGCCATAGAAGATGAAGTGCAGGCAGTATCGCCCTCGCGAGTGCCCCCTCAA AGGAGGAACAAGAGGACCAGGAGGCAACCTGTAACAGTGGTTGACTTGGAGGTAGATGCTAGCCGGGAAG GTTACAAGCGTCAGAGGGTTGTACCTGTAGTACATCGCCTCTCTCCAGATAGGGGAGAAGGTTCCAGCATGCAG TCAAATAATGTAGTGCAAACTGGCAAAGAGCCTGCTAAAGAGGCTCCCAAGGAACCAATTTTTACCTGCCCAGTATGTTGGAACAATTTGGATGAGCCTTCCACGACAATTTGTGGCCATATCTTCTGTGCGGGGTGCATCAAGCAAGCCATCAAGGTTCAGAAGAAATGTCCAACTTGCAGGAGGAGCCTGAGAGCAAACAATTTCCACCGTATTTACCTTCCTAACTCTGGTAGTTAA